TGGGCTAACCGGTCACATCAGGTCGGGGTGGCCTGACCGCTGAAAGCAGGCTACCTGTAACCAAACAGACCAGCTAAGTACTCAGAATAAAGAAACGCCCTTACATATGTCAATTAGTCCATGAGTGCTAGACAAAAGGGAAGGTATGGCCATCGTGACTAATGCGGTTACCAAATGGATTGGaagaagacaataaaaaaacagaacgcATGAATCCAATATCGTGTGCGAGTCCTCTTTACCCGTAACACAGtgcttctttgttttcctcCGGTTCTAGATTCCCATTAGTTCAGTCACTGCAGCATCTGGAAGCACCATTAACTCGTGTTTAAATAACAGGATTGTGAAAgaagaaagcacaaaaaaaatgtgtggaatgttacaaaaatgaaaaagtgggccaaaatgtaatgaacaaatacGGTTAGGCAGCTTAGTGAATTAATTgcttagaaattaaaaataaattattataaaatagatttctgtacattttacatatatatagcAATATCTCCACATCTTTGCcagaattacagaaaaaaaaaagacaactgaaGCTCAATGTGTcctcttgttattattattactgttttttttttttaattccaaccAAAGTTGTGCCCAGTCATCTGGTAGAACTTCATGTTGAAGGGCCTATAAAAGTCCCGCAGCCTCCGCACCACCTCGGGGTCGATGTTGGGGTGGGTCCGGCCTTTGGTCTTGCCCAGGCAGTGGGGCTTGCTGCTGCCCTCGGCCTTCTTCAGGCAGGGGAAGCCCTTGGTCTGATTGAAGTAGAAGTGCTTGTCCGTGATGATGCGTTTGAGGCCCAGGAAGTCCTGCACGCGGCCCAGCTCGCCGGCCGGGTCGCGGATCAGCCGCTCCCCGCTCACGAACAGGATCTGGCGCATGGGGAAGAACTGCAGCCAGTTGTCCAGGTGCTTGGCGTAGATGCCGATCTGCACGGCGCTCCAGGAGGTGTCGATCAGGCCCGTGCTCCGGTTTTTGAAGGTCAGGCTCTCGAAGGTGGGGATGTCGGGCTTCTTGGACAACGTCTGCGTGTAGTCGGAGATGGCTCGCGTCACGGGGTCCCGGACCACCACGATCAGCTTGGTGTCTCGGGACATGGCATAGATACGAGCCGGAGCCTCCCGGGTCACAAAGTAGCTGGGGGTCTTCTCCATGGTGATCTGGCCCTCCAGGGTCTTGGGCATCAGCTCTCTGAGGAGAAGGAAGAAATAGACGgtgtaaaaagaggaaaagcaggAAAGTGCCATATAATGAAATCAAGCAGATGGGGATCTGCTCCGTGCAATGAATGGGAGCCTGACCCGAGGCCACCACAACCTGTAACTACAGGGATGACAACACAATgacgcatacacacactcagTAGAGGAAACCAGCTAAAAGGATTATTTCAGATGAGTTTTCCTAGAAGGAAACTAAAAACAGAAGCAAGTAAGAACAGTCCTTCCAAGTCACCGTTAATAATAAGTGAGTGTTAAAggtaatacattttaaataaccaGTGGGACAATATTAAGGTCAAAACAATTACAGGCAGAAGACTTGACATAGTTACGGATAATGAAAAGGAAATCCAGCACTCCATACTGACGACGTGTATTTGACAAGCGCAAACAGTGGTCTAGTTTCTGCCCTGCTGCCCAAAATTTTAACACATAATCATTAACTGGTCCCCTGGACTTCTGAAAATGTTCCATGGCTATGGCTAGGGACTGCGTCCTTCGAGGACTCCACACGCCACCCACCCCCAAGCTTGCTAGCTGTGCTCATTGGCCACCAAGTGCTGGGAATTGCCTGGCTTAGCCTAAATCTGTCATGGCCTACTTTAGCCATTACTCACTTAGGGCAAAGCAAAAGCTAATTTGCCTTTAAAAAGAGCCATGCTGAGTCAGTCGGCTGGCGTAGTCAGCGGAGAACGTCGAGCCCTTAACAGGAACACTCGCGGCTCTC
This genomic window from Scleropages formosus chromosome 1, fSclFor1.1, whole genome shotgun sequence contains:
- the hs3st3b1b gene encoding heparan sulfate glucosamine 3-O-sulfotransferase 3B1b translates to MEYSPIISNLYALSVSPVKKKLLVLGIMFLLWVYMLYSCVGYCTSVPSAMVDPHRSKERTEGARVDLVSKLVPKKPQGWVDLESDDDEPSLRTPSRDLLNNDADTERAEDWDELGTEQRPPEPSAMSTFSNGSGTKKLPQAIIIGVKKGGTRALLEFLRVHPDVRAVGAEPHFFDRNYDKGLRWYRELMPKTLEGQITMEKTPSYFVTREAPARIYAMSRDTKLIVVVRDPVTRAISDYTQTLSKKPDIPTFESLTFKNRSTGLIDTSWSAVQIGIYAKHLDNWLQFFPMRQILFVSGERLIRDPAGELGRVQDFLGLKRIITDKHFYFNQTKGFPCLKKAEGSSKPHCLGKTKGRTHPNIDPEVVRRLRDFYRPFNMKFYQMTGHNFGWN